The stretch of DNA CTTCCATCCAACGATTAAATGTTTTTTCAAAACGTGGTGGAACAAAATCAATACGTCCTGCCGTTTCTTGATTATCAAGTGCTTGTTGTGCTAGAGGTGCCATTTTCACGAACCATTGTGTAGATAAATAAGGCTCTACCACGGCGCCTGTTCGCTCAGAATGTCCTACCGAATGCACATGGTCTTCAATTTTAATCACTAAGCCTTCTTCTAACAAATCTTTGACAAGTTGTTTTCGACATTCAAAACGATCCATGCCTTCATATTTACCTGCCTCAGCATTCATTTTGCCTGCTTCATCCATGACTACAATGCGCGCTAATTCATGACGGTTACCGATTTCAAAGTCATTCGGATCATGCGCGGGTGTCACTTTCATTGCACCGCTACCAAAGTCTTGATCAACATAAGCATCAGCTAAAATAGGAATTTCTCGACCAACAATCGGTAAAATGACTGTTTTTCCAATCACATCTTGATAACGAGGATCATCTGGATTAACGACAATGGCTGTATCTCCAAGCATCGTTTCTGGACGTGTCGTTGCGATTTCAATGTAACCTTCCCCATCTGCAAAAGGATATTTAAAGTGATAGAATTTCCCATTCACGTCTTCATGAACCACTTCGATATCCGAGAGGGCTGTACGAGCAACAGGGTCCCAATTAATGATACGTTCTCCACGGTAAATTAAACCTTTGTTATACATATCGACAAAAACTTTGCGCACAGCTTGACTCAATCCTGAATCTAGCGTAAAACGTTCTCTTGAATAATCTAAACCCAGTCCTAATTTGGCCCATTGTTGACGAATAAATGATGCATATGACGCTTTCCATTCCCAGGCTTTTTCAAGAAATTTTTCGCGACCGATATCGTGACGAGAAATACCTTCCTCCCGCATCTTCGCTTCAACTTTTGCTTGTGTCGCTATTCCTGCATGATCCATTCCTGGTAAATAAAGCGTATTATATCCTTGCATCCGTTTCATACGCGTTAAAATATCTTGAAGCGTCGTATCCCATGCATGTCCTAAATGTAACTTACCCGTTACGTTTGGGGGTGGAATGACAATTGTATATGTTGGTTTTTCTGAATCTTCACTCGGTTTAAAAAGCTCTTGGTCTAGCCATTTTTGATATCTTCCCGCCTCAACTTCTTGCGGATTATACTTCGGTTTCATTTCCATTAAAATTACCTCCATTAAAATAAAAAACACCTGTCCTGAATAGGACGGATGTTCCGCGGTACCACCTACATTCAATAGTCAATATGCAACTATTGCACTCTAATGATTAACGCTCATGACACGCTTTAACCTACTCTAAGTTCAATTAAAGTTCAAATCGGGCTACCTTCAGTTATTCCTTTTATGCATTTCCACCAACCATGCACTCTCTATAAAAACAAAATAACATACTCTTCCCAAACACTATTTTTAATTTCACTAATATAGTATACTGAATGAACTATGAAGTCAATACAAGGAGGAACGAAAACATGAACCCCTGCGCATTCGGTACGACAGATCCACTTTATTTAGCATATCATGATGATGAATGGGGAAAGCCCATCTATGATTCTCAACAATTATTTCAACTATTGGCACTTGAATCACAACATGCCGGCTTGTCCTGGTTAACAATTCTTAAAAAGAAAGCAGCCTACCAACAAGCGTTTTATCACTTTGATCCTTTTCAAATCGCGCAAATGACGCCAGAGGACATTCAAGCTTTAATGACTTTTCCAAATATCATTCATCATCGTCCAAAATTGGAAGCCATCGTTGCACAAGCGCAAGGCTATCTTCAAATCGAAAAAGAACATGGCCATTTCAGTGATTGGATTTGGTCTTTTGTAGACGGACAACCTATTGACTTTCGTTATACTTCTGTCGATCAACGGATCACTGTTAACGCTACTGCAACACGACTCTCACAAAAATTAAAAGACTACAATTTTAAATTTATTGGACCCGTAACGGCTTTTTCATTTATGGAAGCTGCTGGACTTTATAACAGTCATCTCATGTCCTGTCCCCATCGTTAATTTCATTGCTGTTCTGTCCATCAAAAGCAAGCCCAATAAATAAAAGCATGATTGTTCGCGGCCACGCATACGGCCGCTCTTCATATTAAACGAGGACCATGCCTTGAAAACTGACATGCTTTTTAATTTTTTCTTGTTAAATGTTTCAAGTAATAGCTGATGAGCGGTGCAATTAAAAATAGGATAAAGAATATACGGAATATATGATAACTCGATACCTTGGCCACATCCGTTCCGATATCTAAAGCCACTAAAACAATTTGACTCATTCCTCCAGGCGCTGCACCTAAAAAGAGTTCGTCTAACGGTGCATGATTGATGAATTGAACAAAATACACCATAACGAGTGCGCCAAAAATAAGCAAAACATTTTGATAGGCGATTGCAATAGCAATTCTCCCTTTTAAGCGATGCGTTAAATGAGCGATTTGAATCCCGATACGTATCATATAAATCACTTGTGCACCCGCTATGATTGGCGCGTCAAGTGTGAAGTTCATTTCAGTAACGAAATTCCAAATAATTAAGACCACTATCGGAGCCATCAACATTTGAGTCGGGAAATGAAGCCATTTCATCACATAATACATCACAAATATCCCCATTGCGATGATGATGATATCCCCAAGATTTAACACTTCCGTGAGATAAGTTACTTTTTTTCCCGTCCAAATTTGTGTATGTGTATCTTTAAAAAAGAAAGTAATGAGTGGAACGAGTAGCACAACAAAAATCACCCGAGATGTTTGTGCCAAACTCACAACTAAAATATCCGCCTTTTTATTCTCTTCTGCCATGACAATCATTTGACTGAGTGCACCAGGTATGACACTTAATAAAGCTGTCTCTCTATTGACGCGTGCAATTTTTCTAAACCCTATTGATACGACTAACGACATGAATAGAAGTAATACACTGATAAGAATAATTGAAAACCAACCATTTTTTATATCATCAATGACATTTTTTGTAAATGAGGTCCCAATTTGGACGCCTAATAAAATTAAACCGAGACTACTCAACCAATTAGGCCATTGAACGTCTCGCTTTAGTCCTTTAACAACAAAAATGCTAGCAAATATCGGGCCGAACATCCACGGTAACATCACATGAAATCGAAATAATATCCCACTAAAAAGCAAAGTAAAACCAAGCACAATCAATTGATTCAAAATTTTGTTTTGCGCCAAAGTCCATACACCTCCCTCACACCAATTGATTAAAAGACAGGAATATCACAGTTTTTGATTTAATCCACTGTTGAGACATTGTCCTTCTCCGTACAAAAAGCCGAGAGACTCTCGGCTTTTTATAAGGAAAACGAATATAGAATCAGAATAAACTTTTTATTTTGTTCGAGGCTCTAGTCAACTCAATAGGATTGCTTAACTCGACTTAACGCCTCATCGAACGCTTTTACTGTTAACGCAATATCTTCTTTTGTATGCGCTGTCGATAAAAACATGCCTTCAAATTGCGAAGGAGGTAAAAAGATACCTTGTAGCGCCAATTCTCGATATAATTTGCTAAACAATGCTAAATCAGAACGATTCGCTTCTTTAAAATTCGTAACAGGCCCCTCATTTAAGAAAAATCCGATCATAGAACCCGCTCTATTCACCGTTAACGGAACTTGATGTTGACTAAATACGTCTTTAAGCCCTTTTTCTAAAAGATCACCCAACGCATTAAAATAATCATAGCTTTCTGGCGTCAATTGACTTAACGTCATATAACCACTTGTCATGGCTAAAGGATTCCCGGAAAGTGTTCCCGCTTGATAAATGTCACCACTTGGTGCAATACAATCCATAATGTCTTGACGACCACCAAATGCACCAACAGGAAGTCCACCACCAATGACTTTACCAAGACACGTTAAATCTGGCGTAACATTGTAATAACCTTGGGCACAGTGATACCCTACTCGAAAGCCTGTCATGACTTCATCAAAAATCAACAATGCATCATTCGCCTTCGTTATCTCACGCAAGCCTTGTAAAAATTGATTAATCGGTGGCACAACGCCCATATTTCCCGCTACAGGTTCAACAATCACAGCTGCAATATCATCGCCGTATTTATCAAATGCAGCTTGAACAGCAGTTAAATCATTATATGGCACGGTAATGGTATTTTTTGCAGTCCCTTCAGGAACACCTGGTGAGTCGGGTAACCCTAGCGTCGCGACACCTGATCCAGCTTTGATCAGTAGTGAGTCGCTATGCCCATGATAATTCCCTTCGAATTTAATGATTTTATTTTTCCCAGTAAAACCACGCGCTAATCGTAAAGTATCTAATGTTGCTTCCGTACCAGAGGACACCATTCTAACTTTTTCAATGGATGGGACACGTTCAATGACTAATTCAGCAAGCCGATTTTCATCTAACGTCGATGCACCAAAACTAGTGCCACGTTGTAGTACCTCTTGAATCCCTTCAATCACTTTAGGGTGACGATGCCCCAAAATCAGTGGTCCCCAACTGAGAACGTAATCAATGTATTCATTACCGTCAATATCATAAATTCTAGCCCCTTCACCACGTTCCATAAAAATGGCTGGTGTATCTACAGATTGGAAAGCACGAACAGGACTATTGACACCACCTGGCATTAATTTTTCTGCTGTTTCAAAAGCTTTGATTGATTTATTATATCGCACGACTGACGCCTCCTTTATTGTTGATCTAAGTAATGACAAATATCTTTGGCAAAATAAGTAATAATCATATCTGCACCCGCACGCTTCATTGAAACCATTTGTTCCATTACAACTTTTTCTTCATCAATCCAACCATTCAATGCTGCCGCTTTAGTCATACTATATTCACCGCTCACATTATATGCCACAATAGGGATTTGACTATGATTACGCACGTCTCGAATGATATCTAAATAGCTCAACGCTGGCTTCACAATCATCATATCCGCGCCCTCTTTTAAATCTGACTCAAGCTCTCGCATCGCTTCAAGACGATTGGCTGGATCCATTTGATACGTTTTTCGATCCCCAAACGAAGGCGTGGACTCTGCTGCATCACGAAATGGTCCGTAAAAGCTGGATGCATATTTGATACCATAACTCATTATTGGAATATGATAATACCCTGCTTCGTCTAATCCTTTTCGAATCGCTGCAACAAATCCATCCATCATATTACTCGGTGCAATAATATCCGCACCTGCCTTGACTTGAGAAATTGCCGTCTGAACGAGCAAAGGTAATGTCTCATCATTATCAACATCATGCGTATGTGGATCGATTAAACCACAGTGTCCATGATCTGTATACTCACATAAACATGTATCTGCTAGAACCAATAAATCCTCATACATAGATTTTGCGATACGTGTTGCTTGCTGGATGACACCATCATCGATAAATGCGCCTGTACCACATGCATCTTTTTCGTTAGGAATACCGAAAAACATGATGGCACGAATCCCTAAATCATATGCTTCTTTTATTTCATCATGAAGGAGATTTAAGCTGATTTGATACACACCAGGAAGGGATTGAATTTCAGTTTTTACGTTCTCTTTTTCTACTACGAAAATAGGATAAATTAAGTCTTCCTTTCTTACATGTGTCTCTCTTACCATATCACGCATGGATTTCGATGATCTTAAACGTCTATGTCGATCAAATTGCATTAATGAACCCTCTCTTCTATTATTTTAGTAATCATTGCTTCCAAAGTTTGAATGTCAGCGATTGAACAAGGATAACCATAAGATTGAATGACGTGTGCCGTTTGTTGCCCGATGGCGTAAAAACGGGTGAATGTGTGTGCATGATAGCGTTCAAAAAATGCACGAACTGCAGATGCACTCGCAAAAGTCACCGCATCTATTTCTCCACGTGCAATCAATGCGATTGTTTTTTCAATATGTCGCACGACTGTCTTAGCTTCATACAAATCAATTTTGGTCACTTGCAAACCAGACGCTCCCAGTGCTTCATAAAGTAACGGACGTGCTTCAATGCTTGATGGTATCAGTATACGTTCTCCTTGTTGTGCAGAAAACATTTCTAAAAACCCTTCTTGTGAATAATCATTAGGATAAAAATCAACTTGCAACCCTTGTTTTTCACAATATTCTTTAGTCTTCTCACCAATCACTGCCAACCGTTCATAACGGGTGTATTTCAAATAAGGTAGGAAAATCGCGACTGCATTTTTCGAAGTGAAGACGAGCCAATGATAGTGATTATCCAATATCGATTGATCGAAAGTTAAAGGCTGAATCGACTTAAATGGCAAATGAACAATTTTTGCTCGTTCATCATTAAAGTGATGCGTTTGGCTCATCACTACAGTAGGCTTCATAGGCTACACCTCTTCTTGATTTAAAGCTTCAATCACACGATCAGCCCCTTGTGCTTTAAGGACTTGACTCACTTCTTTCCCTAATAAAACCGGATGTGTTCCAAATGCCGTATGTTCAAATCGTTGCTGACCATCTGGCGACATAATCAAACCCGTAAACTGAATTTGATGATCCTTTGTATATTGTGCATAGCCCCCAATCGGAACTTGACAACTCCCGTTCATTTCTTTCAGAAACGTTCGCTCAGCCGTCACACAAGCCGCGACATCTTCATTATGCACTCTTGATAACAATGCTAACAACGGGGCATCATCCGCTCGACATTCAATGCCTAATGCACCTTGCCCAATCGCTGGCACTAATAATTTCTCATCTAAATAAGTTGTCACAATTCCATCTGACCAACCCATTCGTTTTAATCCCGCTGCGGCCAATATAATCGCATCATAATCTTCTGTTTGTAATTT from Staphylococcus lutrae encodes:
- a CDS encoding uroporphyrinogen-III synthase, translated to MKPTVVMSQTHHFNDERAKIVHLPFKSIQPLTFDQSILDNHYHWLVFTSKNAVAIFLPYLKYTRYERLAVIGEKTKEYCEKQGLQVDFYPNDYSQEGFLEMFSAQQGERILIPSSIEARPLLYEALGASGLQVTKIDLYEAKTVVRHIEKTIALIARGEIDAVTFASASAVRAFFERYHAHTFTRFYAIGQQTAHVIQSYGYPCSIADIQTLEAMITKIIEERVH
- a CDS encoding DNA-3-methyladenine glycosylase I codes for the protein MNPCAFGTTDPLYLAYHDDEWGKPIYDSQQLFQLLALESQHAGLSWLTILKKKAAYQQAFYHFDPFQIAQMTPEDIQALMTFPNIIHHRPKLEAIVAQAQGYLQIEKEHGHFSDWIWSFVDGQPIDFRYTSVDQRITVNATATRLSQKLKDYNFKFIGPVTAFSFMEAAGLYNSHLMSCPHR
- the hemC gene encoding hydroxymethylbilane synthase, whose amino-acid sequence is MRKLIVGSRRSQLALTQSQQFIDRLKEIEPDLDIEIKEIVTKGDQIVDRQLSKVGGKGLFVKEIQNELFSGEIDMAIHSLKDVPSELPEGLTLGCIPDRELPYDALISKNHVPLESLPDGSVIGTSSLRRGAQILAQYPNLKIKWIRGNIDTRLKKLQTEDYDAIILAAAGLKRMGWSDGIVTTYLDEKLLVPAIGQGALGIECRADDAPLLALLSRVHNEDVAACVTAERTFLKEMNGSCQVPIGGYAQYTKDHQIQFTGLIMSPDGQQRFEHTAFGTHPVLLGKEVSQVLKAQGADRVIEALNQEEV
- the hemL gene encoding glutamate-1-semialdehyde 2,1-aminomutase, with the translated sequence MRYNKSIKAFETAEKLMPGGVNSPVRAFQSVDTPAIFMERGEGARIYDIDGNEYIDYVLSWGPLILGHRHPKVIEGIQEVLQRGTSFGASTLDENRLAELVIERVPSIEKVRMVSSGTEATLDTLRLARGFTGKNKIIKFEGNYHGHSDSLLIKAGSGVATLGLPDSPGVPEGTAKNTITVPYNDLTAVQAAFDKYGDDIAAVIVEPVAGNMGVVPPINQFLQGLREITKANDALLIFDEVMTGFRVGYHCAQGYYNVTPDLTCLGKVIGGGLPVGAFGGRQDIMDCIAPSGDIYQAGTLSGNPLAMTSGYMTLSQLTPESYDYFNALGDLLEKGLKDVFSQHQVPLTVNRAGSMIGFFLNEGPVTNFKEANRSDLALFSKLYRELALQGIFLPPSQFEGMFLSTAHTKEDIALTVKAFDEALSRVKQSY
- the hemB gene encoding porphobilinogen synthase; the encoded protein is MQFDRHRRLRSSKSMRDMVRETHVRKEDLIYPIFVVEKENVKTEIQSLPGVYQISLNLLHDEIKEAYDLGIRAIMFFGIPNEKDACGTGAFIDDGVIQQATRIAKSMYEDLLVLADTCLCEYTDHGHCGLIDPHTHDVDNDETLPLLVQTAISQVKAGADIIAPSNMMDGFVAAIRKGLDEAGYYHIPIMSYGIKYASSFYGPFRDAAESTPSFGDRKTYQMDPANRLEAMRELESDLKEGADMMIVKPALSYLDIIRDVRNHSQIPIVAYNVSGEYSMTKAAALNGWIDEEKVVMEQMVSMKRAGADMIITYFAKDICHYLDQQ
- a CDS encoding AbrB family transcriptional regulator produces the protein MAQNKILNQLIVLGFTLLFSGILFRFHVMLPWMFGPIFASIFVVKGLKRDVQWPNWLSSLGLILLGVQIGTSFTKNVIDDIKNGWFSIILISVLLLFMSLVVSIGFRKIARVNRETALLSVIPGALSQMIVMAEENKKADILVVSLAQTSRVIFVVLLVPLITFFFKDTHTQIWTGKKVTYLTEVLNLGDIIIIAMGIFVMYYVMKWLHFPTQMLMAPIVVLIIWNFVTEMNFTLDAPIIAGAQVIYMIRIGIQIAHLTHRLKGRIAIAIAYQNVLLIFGALVMVYFVQFINHAPLDELFLGAAPGGMSQIVLVALDIGTDVAKVSSYHIFRIFFILFLIAPLISYYLKHLTRKN